One Paenarthrobacter aurescens TC1 DNA window includes the following coding sequences:
- a CDS encoding extracellular solute-binding domain protein (identified by match to protein family HMM PF01547), which translates to MSVKMTRRKRFAAMGLGLALFAGLLSGCTGEPGTSGDSGKETIRFTFSKREAIGFMTKLVADYNASQDETEVVLDTSGVDVVSASFVRGNPPDIALANYNMETSRFVQRGALSDLSGTEAASHIREDLQPLMEQYGSYPGRTSALPYSVMASSVIYNKEIFAANNIAVPTTWSELIAACEALKAAGVTPFYATWKDDWTIAQGWFDYSVGGQVDTIDFFKKLDAEGVNVGPESSVSFQKDFEQPVEKMLTLAKNYVNKDAASRAYGDGNLAFSQGKAAMYLQGPWAFSEIAKTAPGLLLGTFPLPMTENPEDLRVRVNVDLAAWIPEASKHKDAARGFLEYLYRPEVIDAYNKSQLGFTPTKDSANVPDPRIEGMVQYYDDAKVYQGPSVLVPRTIPIMNYTQAIVFGASPASTLRTLDADWARLAFRQ; encoded by the coding sequence GTGTCTGTGAAAATGACACGCAGGAAACGCTTCGCAGCAATGGGCTTGGGCTTGGCACTGTTTGCCGGCCTTCTCTCCGGCTGCACCGGGGAACCGGGCACATCAGGGGATTCGGGTAAAGAGACCATCCGTTTTACGTTCAGCAAGCGGGAGGCCATCGGCTTCATGACCAAACTGGTTGCTGATTACAACGCTTCTCAGGATGAAACAGAAGTGGTACTCGATACGTCCGGCGTCGACGTCGTATCTGCGAGCTTCGTTCGCGGCAACCCGCCGGACATCGCGCTTGCCAACTACAACATGGAGACGTCCCGCTTCGTCCAGCGCGGTGCTCTGAGCGACTTGTCCGGTACGGAGGCAGCGTCCCACATCCGCGAAGACCTTCAACCGCTGATGGAACAGTACGGTTCATACCCGGGGCGGACCAGTGCCCTCCCGTACTCGGTCATGGCGTCCTCCGTGATCTACAACAAGGAAATCTTCGCCGCCAACAACATTGCGGTCCCCACCACGTGGAGCGAATTGATCGCGGCGTGTGAAGCGCTGAAAGCCGCTGGGGTGACGCCGTTTTATGCCACGTGGAAGGATGACTGGACCATCGCCCAGGGGTGGTTCGACTACTCTGTGGGCGGCCAGGTGGACACCATCGACTTCTTCAAGAAGCTCGATGCTGAAGGCGTGAACGTTGGGCCGGAGTCTTCGGTGTCATTCCAAAAGGACTTTGAGCAGCCCGTCGAAAAGATGCTGACGCTGGCAAAGAACTACGTGAACAAGGATGCTGCAAGCCGGGCCTACGGCGACGGCAACCTTGCCTTCTCGCAGGGCAAGGCTGCCATGTATCTGCAGGGACCGTGGGCGTTCAGCGAGATCGCCAAGACCGCCCCGGGCCTGTTGCTCGGCACCTTTCCGCTGCCGATGACCGAGAACCCCGAGGACTTGCGCGTGCGCGTCAACGTGGACCTCGCCGCCTGGATCCCGGAGGCCTCCAAGCACAAGGACGCTGCGCGTGGGTTCCTTGAGTATCTGTACCGTCCCGAGGTGATCGATGCCTACAACAAATCACAGCTGGGCTTCACTCCCACCAAGGACTCTGCGAACGTCCCCGACCCCCGGATTGAGGGGATGGTGCAGTACTACGACGACGCCAAGGTCTATCAGGGCCCCTCGGTGCTCGTTCCCCGCACCATCCCGATCATGAACTACACGCAGGCAATCGTGTTCGGCGCGTCCCCTGCATCCACCCTCCGCACCCTCGACGCAGACTGGGCGCGCCTGGCGTTCCGCCAGTAG
- a CDS encoding putative transcriptional regulator, ROK family (identified by match to protein family HMM PF00480) produces the protein MQTGTAPSTQLVRRVNASAMLKAMRGAGVVTGTELMAATGLSRATVISICDELVRLGWLQELENQRGAGDYVKGRPARRFVFDDSAASVIGIDIGATKITAIVADMAGTSLSQVTMPFRAYNVPADERADVLDKIAADALDKAGVSADSVLAVSVGVAAPVSRDGEVLTAQEFWKSFDVRRIVSERHGWHVLLENDANLAALAERWQGSAQGVDNLVVMLAGDRLGSGILESGRLLHGQLGGFGELGYLDNVDGVGDTYGIAHYATLWGREALDAGTETKLTALCGGDPEALTAEMVFRAAADGDHSALDVLNRVAHRMARAIGSISTLVNPELVVIAGAVAASANALIPTMEKQVPDFTFTPPRLATSALGDGIVSLGAIRHALDYVEEHALDLYPASLPKHVAAG, from the coding sequence ATGCAGACCGGGACTGCACCGTCAACGCAACTGGTACGGCGGGTCAACGCCAGCGCAATGCTCAAGGCCATGCGCGGCGCCGGAGTCGTCACCGGCACCGAGCTGATGGCCGCCACTGGACTCTCCCGCGCCACCGTCATCTCGATTTGCGATGAACTCGTCCGGCTCGGATGGCTCCAGGAACTGGAGAACCAACGAGGAGCCGGTGACTACGTCAAGGGCAGGCCTGCGCGGCGCTTCGTTTTCGACGACAGCGCGGCCAGCGTGATCGGCATCGACATTGGCGCCACCAAGATCACCGCGATAGTGGCTGACATGGCAGGAACGTCCTTGTCCCAGGTCACGATGCCCTTCCGCGCCTACAACGTCCCGGCCGATGAACGCGCAGATGTGCTGGACAAGATCGCCGCCGACGCCTTGGACAAGGCGGGCGTATCCGCCGACTCTGTTCTAGCCGTGTCTGTTGGCGTAGCTGCCCCGGTCAGCCGGGACGGGGAGGTCCTCACTGCCCAGGAATTCTGGAAATCCTTCGATGTCCGCCGGATCGTGTCCGAACGCCATGGTTGGCATGTGCTCCTGGAAAACGATGCCAATCTCGCGGCCCTCGCAGAACGGTGGCAGGGCAGTGCGCAGGGAGTCGACAACCTTGTGGTCATGCTCGCCGGCGACCGTTTGGGGTCCGGAATCCTCGAGTCCGGCCGTTTGCTCCACGGGCAGCTTGGTGGCTTTGGCGAGCTGGGATACCTGGACAACGTGGACGGCGTGGGCGACACCTACGGCATTGCCCACTACGCAACACTGTGGGGACGGGAAGCCCTCGATGCCGGTACGGAAACCAAGCTGACGGCACTGTGCGGCGGTGATCCTGAAGCCCTGACCGCAGAGATGGTATTCAGGGCGGCCGCGGACGGCGACCACTCAGCCCTCGACGTCCTCAACCGCGTGGCGCACCGCATGGCCCGGGCCATTGGCTCCATCAGTACTTTGGTCAACCCTGAGCTGGTGGTCATTGCCGGAGCCGTCGCAGCGTCCGCCAATGCCCTGATCCCCACCATGGAAAAGCAAGTCCCGGACTTCACCTTCACTCCCCCACGACTGGCAACCTCCGCCCTGGGGGACGGCATTGTTTCCCTCGGCGCGATCCGCCATGCCCTGGACTACGTGGAAGAGCATGCGCTGGATCTTTACCCGGCCTCCCTGCCAAAGCACGTGGCCGCCGGCTGA
- a CDS encoding Na+/H+ antiporter (identified by match to protein family HMM PF00999; match to protein family HMM TIGR00831), translating into MDQLALIVGLLLATVVAVGLGDRLRLPYPVLMLILAIALTFIPGFPEFEISPELILPIFLPPLLFATAQKSSWAVFRVRWRTLLLMAVALVVVSTAVVAGAAWLMIPGIGIPAAIALGAMVAPPDPVAVESVAGRVHMPRRLITVLQSEGLFNDAAAIVIFQAAVAATMSGKEVGPEVIPQFVIGAALAVVIGIAMGWLTKFITKLVTSMVARSAVTLVVPFAAYILAEELHASGVVAVVVTALELQRHTRPQDAAERITRTAFWDVVELLATGLAFGLVGLEIRHVIRDEGTAIFGMIGMAVVICILVFVVRFLWLGLLALTARKRRNLLQPTSPKEVLILTWCGMRGLATLALALALPMTLPDGSDFPARHEILVIACAVLLATLVLPGLTLPWLMRVLDATEDGSHEQDAAKVLAKRAQSAAVAALKDHDLMKELPAEKVTLVKEKMRRLHAELLDGTLRNESVAEKRKRGRELSIAVQTIALDAARQEVVAARNEPGTDPEVADRVLRQLDLRTMSMPD; encoded by the coding sequence ATGGATCAGTTGGCGCTCATCGTCGGGTTGTTGCTTGCAACGGTGGTGGCAGTGGGCCTGGGAGACAGGCTCCGGCTTCCCTACCCGGTCCTGATGCTGATCCTGGCTATTGCGCTCACCTTCATTCCCGGCTTCCCTGAGTTTGAGATTTCGCCAGAACTGATCCTGCCGATCTTCCTTCCGCCGCTCCTGTTCGCTACGGCGCAGAAGAGCTCTTGGGCGGTTTTCCGGGTGCGTTGGCGGACCCTCCTGTTGATGGCTGTGGCTCTGGTGGTGGTGTCCACCGCGGTGGTAGCCGGTGCTGCGTGGCTCATGATCCCGGGCATCGGCATCCCGGCGGCCATTGCTTTGGGTGCCATGGTGGCCCCGCCGGACCCCGTTGCCGTGGAGTCCGTGGCGGGCCGGGTCCACATGCCGCGCCGGCTCATCACGGTCCTTCAAAGTGAAGGGCTCTTCAACGACGCCGCCGCAATCGTGATCTTCCAGGCAGCTGTGGCCGCAACGATGTCCGGCAAGGAAGTGGGCCCGGAAGTCATTCCGCAGTTTGTCATCGGTGCGGCGCTGGCTGTCGTCATCGGGATCGCGATGGGTTGGCTGACCAAGTTCATCACCAAGCTGGTGACCTCCATGGTCGCCCGCAGCGCCGTGACCTTGGTGGTTCCTTTCGCCGCCTACATCCTCGCGGAAGAGCTGCACGCTTCAGGTGTGGTGGCCGTCGTCGTCACCGCTTTGGAACTGCAGCGCCATACGCGGCCGCAGGACGCCGCTGAACGCATCACGCGCACCGCCTTCTGGGACGTGGTGGAACTGCTTGCTACTGGCCTGGCCTTCGGTTTGGTGGGGCTGGAGATCCGGCACGTCATCCGGGACGAAGGAACGGCGATTTTCGGGATGATCGGCATGGCCGTAGTGATCTGCATCCTGGTATTCGTGGTGCGTTTCCTATGGCTGGGCCTCCTCGCCCTCACAGCGCGGAAGCGCAGAAACCTGTTGCAACCGACGTCGCCCAAGGAAGTGTTGATCCTGACGTGGTGCGGCATGCGCGGCCTGGCCACCCTGGCGCTGGCACTGGCCCTCCCCATGACCCTGCCGGATGGCAGCGACTTCCCGGCACGCCACGAAATCCTGGTCATTGCGTGCGCGGTACTCCTGGCCACTTTGGTCCTCCCCGGCCTCACGCTTCCGTGGCTCATGCGCGTTCTGGATGCGACCGAGGACGGATCACATGAACAGGACGCCGCCAAGGTCCTTGCCAAGCGCGCCCAGTCCGCTGCTGTGGCTGCGTTGAAAGACCACGACCTCATGAAGGAACTCCCTGCCGAGAAAGTGACCCTGGTCAAGGAAAAGATGCGCCGCCTCCATGCGGAGCTGTTGGACGGCACGTTGCGGAACGAATCCGTCGCCGAGAAGCGCAAACGTGGACGGGAACTATCCATCGCCGTTCAGACCATCGCCCTGGATGCTGCCCGCCAGGAAGTGGTGGCAGCCCGCAACGAGCCAGGCACCGATCCGGAAGTGGCTGACAGGGTACTCCGGCAACTGGACCTGCGGACCATGTCCATGCCGGACTAG
- a CDS encoding putative NAD dependent sugar epimerase/dehydratase family protein (identified by match to protein family HMM PF01370) has translation MSRIAIIGGHGKVALHLSRILSGEGHDVTSFIRNPDHVADVTETGATAEVLDVENSTTAELAQAFTDHDAVVWSAGAGGGNPARTYAVDRDAAIRSMDAAAESSVKRYVMVSYIGAAKDHGVPEDHPFFAYAEAKAAADEYLRSTDLDWTILGPGTLTDEPATGLIETDPANPGNGTETSRANVALVTAAVLELPGTIHRTIRFKDGTEDVVDALTEY, from the coding sequence ATGAGCCGAATCGCAATCATTGGCGGCCACGGGAAAGTGGCCCTGCATCTGTCCCGCATTCTTAGTGGCGAAGGTCACGACGTCACGTCTTTCATCCGAAATCCCGACCATGTGGCAGATGTCACGGAGACCGGCGCTACTGCTGAGGTGCTGGACGTGGAAAATTCGACGACGGCGGAACTCGCCCAGGCGTTCACCGACCATGACGCGGTGGTCTGGTCAGCCGGAGCCGGCGGAGGGAATCCTGCCAGGACCTATGCCGTGGACCGCGACGCAGCCATACGATCTATGGACGCGGCAGCCGAGTCCAGCGTCAAACGGTATGTGATGGTCTCCTACATCGGCGCCGCCAAAGATCACGGTGTTCCCGAGGACCACCCGTTCTTCGCCTACGCGGAGGCCAAAGCGGCGGCAGATGAGTACCTGCGCAGCACTGACCTCGACTGGACGATCCTTGGCCCGGGAACTCTGACGGATGAACCTGCCACCGGCCTGATCGAAACGGATCCAGCAAACCCCGGCAACGGCACAGAGACCTCCAGGGCCAATGTTGCCCTGGTGACAGCGGCCGTCCTGGAGCTCCCGGGGACCATCCACAGAACCATCAGGTTCAAGGATGGAACCGAGGATGTAGTGGATGCCCTCACGGAGTACTGA
- a CDS encoding putative LysM domain protein (identified by match to protein family HMM PF01476) has protein sequence MGLLDNVKKNLGFGGKGADERSGAAPFDRTAERQVAEDAAAVEVSAADKAAAETAAAQATQQQAAADAAAAQEAEQEGLEPEAPEVQPQAQEAASEAAAGTGQPGPVAPRVTEVVVEQGDTMNGIAAQYGVDLGALIATNADTVPNPDRIYPGQVLRLP, from the coding sequence ATGGGATTGCTGGACAACGTGAAGAAGAACTTGGGCTTCGGAGGCAAGGGCGCAGACGAGAGAAGCGGAGCAGCTCCGTTTGACCGGACTGCGGAGAGGCAAGTCGCGGAGGATGCCGCCGCCGTCGAGGTCTCCGCTGCCGACAAGGCTGCTGCGGAGACCGCTGCCGCACAGGCAACCCAACAGCAGGCAGCAGCAGACGCCGCAGCAGCCCAGGAGGCCGAACAGGAGGGCTTGGAACCCGAGGCCCCGGAAGTCCAGCCGCAAGCGCAGGAGGCCGCCTCTGAGGCCGCGGCAGGGACGGGTCAGCCGGGACCGGTGGCACCACGGGTCACGGAGGTTGTGGTGGAGCAGGGCGACACCATGAACGGGATCGCGGCGCAGTACGGCGTGGACCTTGGAGCCCTGATCGCAACCAATGCGGACACCGTGCCGAACCCGGACCGGATCTACCCCGGGCAGGTGCTCCGGCTGCCCTGA
- a CDS encoding putative ATP-dependent RNA helicase (identified by match to protein family HMM PF00270; match to protein family HMM PF00271; match to protein family HMM PF03880), whose translation MTENLNENFDAESADVATTESADVAETSAPAEAEAPAAAAAPVETVAAETAAPAFTEAPAPKVEEEEEEGVRFVDLGIDGRVLAALQDVGYEKPSPIQAATIPLLLEGRDVVGLAQTGTGKTAAFAVPALSRLAELHDLNGPSRKTQALVLAPTRELALQVAEAFTSYAKHIDDFTVLPVYGGSAYGPQLAGLRRGAQVVVGTPGRVIDHIAKGSLDLSELQYLVLDEADEMLRMGFADDVEQIFQQTPETRQVALFSATMPGQIRRMSKQYLNNPAEISVKSKTTTGANTKQRYLQVMGPHKLDALTRILEVEEFDGVIAFVRTKMATEDLADKLKARGFQAAAINGDIPQQQRERTVDALKEGRIDILVATDVAARGLDVERISHVINYDIPHDTESYVHRIGRTGRAGRSGDAILFMTPREKYLLRSIEKATRQPVEQMHLPTAETVNTLRLGKFAERITETLESEDVAAFRDLISSYEEEHNVPASEIAAALAVMAQGGQPLLVKELPAAPEYQKRERSKDGFGSRGPTRALTEGNATYRIAVGRRQRVMPGSIVGAIANEGGISSAQIGGIDIRSDHSLVELPADLSPEQLRALSRTRIGGELINLELDNGRRPSGDRGGYSGGGAGGRGGYGDRENRGGGNFKGSGGFKKDFRKSDGERTSADRGGRSYSDRSERTAGSFGDRDRGQASGSRFGGHGDGARKPRTGGEGSNRDFNRKGKW comes from the coding sequence ATGACCGAAAATCTCAACGAAAACTTCGACGCTGAGTCCGCTGATGTAGCGACCACCGAGTCCGCTGATGTAGCGGAGACCTCCGCTCCCGCCGAAGCTGAAGCACCGGCTGCTGCCGCTGCCCCCGTCGAGACCGTTGCAGCTGAGACTGCAGCCCCCGCCTTCACCGAAGCTCCTGCCCCGAAGGTAGAAGAAGAGGAAGAAGAAGGCGTCCGCTTCGTCGATCTTGGCATCGACGGACGCGTTCTGGCCGCCCTGCAGGACGTCGGCTACGAAAAGCCGTCCCCCATTCAGGCAGCCACCATCCCGCTCCTCCTCGAAGGCCGCGATGTTGTAGGCCTCGCACAGACCGGTACCGGCAAGACCGCAGCTTTCGCTGTTCCTGCCCTGTCCCGCCTGGCTGAACTTCACGACCTCAACGGCCCGTCCCGCAAGACCCAGGCGCTTGTTCTGGCTCCGACGCGTGAACTGGCCCTCCAGGTTGCTGAGGCATTCACCTCCTACGCCAAGCACATTGATGACTTCACGGTCCTTCCCGTTTACGGTGGCTCGGCTTACGGCCCCCAGCTCGCTGGCCTGCGCCGAGGTGCACAGGTTGTTGTCGGTACCCCCGGCCGCGTGATCGACCACATCGCCAAGGGTTCCCTGGACCTGTCCGAACTCCAGTACCTGGTGCTGGACGAAGCTGACGAAATGCTGCGCATGGGCTTTGCCGATGACGTTGAGCAGATCTTCCAGCAGACTCCTGAAACCCGCCAGGTTGCCTTGTTCTCTGCCACCATGCCGGGCCAGATCCGCCGCATGTCCAAGCAGTACCTGAACAACCCGGCTGAGATCTCGGTGAAGTCCAAGACCACCACCGGCGCCAACACCAAGCAGCGCTACCTCCAGGTCATGGGCCCGCACAAGCTGGACGCCCTGACCCGCATCCTTGAGGTTGAAGAGTTCGACGGCGTCATCGCCTTCGTGCGCACCAAGATGGCTACCGAGGACCTGGCCGACAAGCTCAAGGCCCGCGGTTTCCAAGCTGCCGCCATCAACGGCGACATCCCGCAGCAGCAGCGCGAACGCACTGTGGACGCGCTGAAGGAAGGCCGCATCGACATCCTGGTTGCTACCGACGTCGCGGCCCGTGGCCTTGACGTTGAGCGCATCAGCCACGTCATCAACTACGACATCCCCCACGACACCGAGTCCTACGTGCACCGCATTGGCCGTACGGGCCGTGCAGGCCGTTCCGGCGATGCCATCCTGTTCATGACGCCGCGTGAGAAGTACCTGCTGCGTTCCATCGAAAAGGCCACGCGCCAGCCGGTGGAGCAGATGCACCTGCCCACAGCTGAGACCGTGAACACGTTGCGCCTTGGCAAGTTCGCCGAGCGCATCACGGAGACCCTCGAATCCGAGGATGTCGCAGCGTTCCGCGACCTCATCTCCTCTTACGAGGAAGAGCACAACGTGCCGGCCTCCGAGATCGCTGCAGCCTTGGCCGTCATGGCCCAGGGTGGACAGCCTTTGCTGGTCAAGGAACTGCCTGCCGCTCCTGAGTACCAGAAGCGCGAGCGCTCCAAGGACGGCTTCGGTTCCCGTGGCCCGACCCGTGCGCTCACCGAGGGCAACGCCACCTACCGGATCGCCGTCGGACGCCGTCAGCGCGTCATGCCGGGTTCCATCGTTGGTGCCATTGCCAACGAAGGTGGCATCTCTTCCGCACAGATCGGTGGCATCGACATCCGCTCGGACCACTCCCTGGTGGAGCTCCCGGCAGACCTGAGCCCCGAGCAGCTGCGCGCACTGTCCCGCACCCGCATCGGTGGCGAGCTGATCAACCTCGAACTGGATAACGGACGCAGGCCCAGCGGCGACCGTGGCGGTTACTCCGGTGGCGGCGCTGGTGGACGCGGTGGTTACGGCGACCGCGAAAACCGTGGCGGCGGAAACTTCAAGGGCAGCGGCGGCTTCAAGAAGGACTTCCGCAAGTCCGACGGCGAGCGTACCTCTGCTGATCGTGGCGGACGCTCCTACAGCGACCGTTCAGAGCGCACCGCAGGCAGCTTCGGCGACCGCGATCGTGGCCAGGCCAGCGGTTCCCGCTTCGGTGGTCACGGTGACGGTGCCCGCAAGCCCCGCACCGGCGGCGAAGGCAGCAACCGCGATTTCAACCGCAAGGGCAAGTGGTAA
- a CDS encoding putative MOSC domain protein (identified by match to protein family HMM PF03473) has translation MGVTGIDKRPVEGAIKVHKLGLHGDVQANRVDHGGEDQALYAYSQADADYWSGELQRELPAGLFGENLRVAGIETTGAVIGERWKIGLDVELEVTSPRVPCATFQRVIGEPQWVKRFTQAGRIGTYLRVIKTGTISAGDHIHRTFVPKHGITVGQWFSEPSPELVQILLDAEADGEIRLQEDYRPVFEKVMRRNGLQSL, from the coding sequence GTGGGAGTCACCGGCATAGACAAGCGCCCTGTAGAGGGGGCAATCAAGGTTCACAAACTTGGCCTTCACGGGGATGTGCAGGCCAACCGGGTTGATCACGGCGGCGAAGACCAAGCCCTGTACGCATATTCACAGGCGGATGCGGACTACTGGTCCGGCGAGTTGCAGCGGGAGCTGCCCGCCGGTCTCTTCGGGGAAAACCTGCGCGTGGCCGGAATCGAAACCACCGGCGCTGTGATCGGCGAACGCTGGAAGATTGGCCTGGACGTGGAACTGGAAGTCACGTCACCGCGTGTCCCGTGCGCAACCTTCCAAAGGGTGATCGGTGAGCCCCAATGGGTGAAGCGCTTCACGCAGGCCGGCCGTATCGGGACCTACCTCAGGGTGATCAAGACAGGCACCATCTCAGCGGGAGACCACATCCATCGCACCTTCGTCCCCAAGCACGGCATTACGGTGGGGCAGTGGTTCAGCGAGCCCAGCCCCGAACTGGTACAGATTCTCTTGGATGCCGAGGCCGACGGAGAGATCCGTTTGCAGGAGGACTACCGTCCGGTCTTTGAAAAGGTCATGCGGAGAAACGGGCTCCAGAGCCTTTAG
- the kdpE gene encoding KDP operon transcriptional regulatory (identified by match to protein family HMM PF00072; match to protein family HMM PF00486), with protein sequence MTLVLIVEDEARIARAMQVTLQANGYQALTVGTGADALQATAKQPVEIVVLDLGLPDMDGVEIIRRIRGWSSMPIIVLSARHASEDKVEALDAGADDYVTKPFGLDELLARLRVASRRVVTEHEEPTLATTDFMVDLAGKKIVKDGSEVRLTPTEWNILELLVRNKGKLVSQQQILTQVWGQAYAKETQYLRVYIAQLRRKLERDPAEPRHLHTEAGMGYRFDP encoded by the coding sequence ATGACGCTGGTGCTCATCGTTGAGGACGAGGCCCGCATTGCCCGAGCCATGCAGGTCACCCTTCAAGCCAACGGTTACCAGGCGCTGACTGTGGGGACCGGCGCTGACGCGCTGCAAGCCACTGCCAAGCAGCCGGTGGAAATCGTGGTGCTGGACCTCGGCCTGCCGGACATGGACGGCGTGGAGATCATCCGCCGCATTCGCGGCTGGAGCAGTATGCCCATCATTGTGCTGTCCGCCCGGCACGCCTCGGAGGACAAAGTTGAAGCGCTCGACGCCGGTGCGGACGACTACGTGACCAAGCCTTTCGGTTTGGATGAGCTGCTTGCGCGACTTCGGGTCGCCTCCCGCCGGGTGGTTACCGAGCACGAGGAACCCACGCTGGCCACCACGGACTTCATGGTTGACCTGGCCGGTAAGAAGATCGTCAAGGATGGCTCGGAAGTGCGCCTGACGCCTACGGAATGGAACATCCTGGAGCTGCTGGTCCGCAATAAGGGGAAGCTGGTGAGCCAACAGCAAATCCTTACCCAGGTGTGGGGGCAGGCGTACGCGAAGGAAACACAGTACCTGCGCGTATACATAGCCCAACTGCGCCGCAAGCTGGAGCGCGATCCCGCTGAACCACGCCACCTGCACACGGAAGCCGGCATGGGCTATCGTTTTGATCCTTAG
- a CDS encoding sensor histidine kinase (identified by match to protein family HMM PF00512; match to protein family HMM PF02518) translates to MAGPEAHNSGDDGVLLRLPPVRGIGTGRVVTGLVLAVLLPPGIELVVTVLGFRNFAMIMLLQLAVAVAVAAIGGLWPAVVAAVLGSVLLNYFSADPVGSLSIADPTTLFTVVVFLAVACGVALAVGLASRRAQEAARSGAEATALSELALRILSSDGSLETFLEKVRSNLGMEAVSLLGSQSPVAPGLAATAGAQTEWRVLASAGPNPPVTHAAADHAAVVDPHYTLLLRGGPLSAQHQRMLAAFGAFVVAVRERQQLVKSRRDNVRLAEGSKMRTSILRAVSHDLRTPLAGIKLAVSSLRQEDVSFPPDVERELLETIEEYADRLDHLVDNLLDMSRITADAVNPLLTGIVWAEVLPQALRGVSKERLRNELPPNLPPVQADAGMLERVVANIVENAVKYAPDSDVVLTARTGAGITLGDRPASELRIVDHGRGVGHKEVVDIFQPFQRFGDSTSPAPGAGISAGGGIGLGLAVAKGFSEAMGGRLAAEPTQGGGLTMVVTLPLWTGGPQ, encoded by the coding sequence ATGGCGGGACCTGAAGCACATAACAGCGGCGACGACGGCGTGCTGCTGCGGCTTCCCCCGGTTCGCGGCATTGGCACCGGCCGGGTGGTCACGGGCCTGGTGCTGGCAGTCCTGTTGCCGCCGGGTATTGAACTGGTGGTCACGGTCCTCGGCTTCCGCAACTTCGCCATGATCATGCTGTTGCAACTGGCTGTGGCTGTTGCGGTGGCTGCCATCGGCGGTTTGTGGCCGGCAGTGGTGGCCGCCGTTCTGGGCAGCGTCCTCCTGAACTATTTCTCCGCGGACCCTGTGGGTTCCCTCTCCATCGCCGACCCCACCACTTTGTTTACCGTGGTGGTTTTCCTTGCTGTGGCCTGTGGTGTGGCGCTCGCAGTGGGGCTTGCCAGCCGCCGGGCACAGGAAGCCGCACGCTCCGGGGCGGAGGCCACGGCGCTCAGTGAGCTCGCCCTGCGCATCCTTAGCTCGGATGGAAGCCTGGAAACCTTCCTTGAGAAAGTGCGCAGCAACCTGGGCATGGAAGCGGTGTCGCTGCTGGGTTCCCAGTCGCCGGTCGCCCCCGGATTGGCAGCAACAGCCGGCGCCCAGACCGAGTGGCGTGTCCTGGCGAGTGCCGGGCCGAATCCGCCGGTGACCCATGCCGCCGCCGACCATGCCGCCGTCGTCGATCCTCACTACACGCTGCTGCTGCGCGGCGGTCCTTTGTCAGCCCAGCACCAGCGGATGCTGGCCGCCTTCGGTGCTTTCGTGGTGGCCGTCCGGGAGAGGCAGCAGCTGGTGAAGAGCCGGCGGGACAACGTGAGGTTGGCCGAGGGCAGCAAGATGCGAACGTCCATCCTGCGCGCTGTTTCGCATGACCTCCGGACTCCGTTGGCCGGGATCAAGCTCGCTGTCAGCAGCCTGCGCCAGGAGGACGTGAGTTTCCCGCCGGACGTGGAACGGGAGTTGCTGGAGACCATCGAGGAGTATGCGGACCGCCTGGACCATTTGGTGGACAACCTCCTGGACATGTCGCGAATCACGGCGGATGCAGTCAATCCGCTGTTGACCGGCATTGTGTGGGCTGAGGTGCTGCCGCAGGCGTTGAGGGGAGTTTCCAAGGAACGGCTGCGCAATGAACTGCCGCCCAACCTTCCACCTGTGCAGGCCGACGCCGGAATGCTTGAGCGGGTGGTGGCCAACATTGTGGAGAACGCCGTGAAGTATGCGCCCGACTCCGATGTGGTCCTGACTGCCCGCACCGGCGCCGGCATCACCTTGGGGGACCGGCCCGCCAGCGAACTGAGAATCGTCGATCACGGCAGGGGAGTGGGGCATAAGGAAGTGGTGGATATTTTCCAGCCGTTCCAGCGTTTTGGTGATTCGACGTCGCCTGCGCCCGGGGCCGGAATCAGTGCCGGTGGCGGGATCGGTTTGGGACTGGCCGTCGCAAAGGGTTTCAGCGAGGCCATGGGCGGCAGGCTCGCTGCGGAGCCGACGCAGGGCGGCGGCTTGACCATGGTGGTCACCTTGCCGCTGTGGACCGGTGGGCCGCAATGA